The Hyphomonas sediminis genome contains a region encoding:
- a CDS encoding DUF58 domain-containing protein, translated as MTLPADLRAEAESLARQLPGLNFKAEASEAAHIGSAGRRRAGTGENFWQYRRFMQEDAPGRIHWRRSAKGNDLFVRESELETARTVLFWADDAAGFRWKGKDDLRTKAEESILLMLTMAILMSKDGERIGALGSGRTPSFGKRAVERLMDDLLRGTKGAFPPPPKTSATMLVASDFYDPIAEWQAKLAPLAARCPEGILLAVSAPVEIAFPFEGRTKLSRPGTGEERILGRAETMREEYMRRFTEQREALSALAARMGWALVTHVTGSPALSGAARLKAEIERFGAAR; from the coding sequence ATGACCCTGCCTGCCGACCTGCGCGCCGAAGCGGAGAGCCTGGCACGGCAGTTGCCGGGGCTGAACTTCAAGGCGGAAGCCTCCGAAGCCGCGCATATCGGCTCGGCCGGGCGGCGGCGCGCGGGCACGGGCGAGAATTTCTGGCAGTATCGCCGCTTCATGCAGGAAGATGCGCCGGGGCGTATTCACTGGCGCCGATCGGCCAAGGGCAATGACCTGTTCGTGCGCGAGAGCGAGCTGGAAACGGCGCGCACCGTGCTGTTCTGGGCCGATGACGCGGCCGGCTTCCGCTGGAAGGGCAAGGACGACCTGCGCACCAAGGCGGAAGAATCCATCCTCCTGATGCTGACGATGGCGATCCTGATGTCCAAGGATGGCGAGCGGATCGGCGCGCTGGGATCTGGCCGCACGCCGAGCTTTGGCAAGCGGGCGGTGGAGCGCCTGATGGACGACCTGCTGCGCGGCACGAAGGGCGCCTTTCCGCCGCCGCCGAAAACCAGCGCGACGATGCTGGTCGCCTCCGACTTCTATGACCCGATTGCCGAGTGGCAGGCAAAGCTGGCCCCGCTGGCGGCGCGCTGCCCGGAAGGCATCCTGCTGGCAGTTTCTGCCCCGGTGGAGATTGCGTTTCCCTTTGAGGGCCGCACGAAACTTTCCCGCCCCGGCACAGGCGAGGAGCGCATCCTGGGCCGCGCCGAGACGATGCGCGAGGAATATATGCGCCGCTTTACCGAGCAGCGCGAGGCGCTTTCGGCGCTCGCCGCGCGGATGGGCTGGGCGCTGGTGACGCATGTGACGGGCAGCCCGGCGCTGTCTGGCGCGGCGCGGCTGAAGGCGGAAATCGAACGGTTTGGAGCGGCGCGGTGA